From Immundisolibacter sp.:
GGATTCCACAGCCCGAGCGGTCGCTGTGAACGACGTCAAGCACGGCGGCCACATGGGCTACGAGGGGGGAACCATTCGGCAGTACAAGAACTGGATCAAGCTGATGCAGGAAGGACAGGCCCGGGAAATGGCCATGGGCCGGGGCCACTGACCCCGCGCTGCCCGCACCCGATGGATTAAAGCTGCCCTGGCTGCGGATTATCCCGGGCGGCTGATCGCTGCCCAGGCCCAGAGAACAAAATGACCGATAAAACTGCATTGCAAGTCGAGGTGGAACGCTTCATCTTCGACGAAGCGGCCATGGTGGATCAGGGCCGCTGGCAGGAATGGTTGGAGATGTACGCCGAGGACATGGTCTATTGGGCGCCGTCCTGGGTCAGTGAAAACGAGCTGACCAGCGACCCGGAAGGCGAGGTCTCCATCATCTACATGAGCAGCCGCAAGGAGCTGGAGCACAGGATCTGGCGCTTCACCAGTGGGGAGTCGCCGGCTTCCTACCCGCTGCCACGCACCAATCACATAATCAGCAACGTAAGAGTTCTGCAGGAAACCGCCGACCGTGTCGTTGCCGCCTCAAACTGGCTGACCCAGTGCTATCGGAACAAAGAACAATTCCTGTACGGCGGGTATTACGAACATACCCTGGCGCGAACCCGGGACGGCTTCAAAATCAGTGCAAAAAAGGTGGTACTGCTGAACGATGTGGTACTGGGCTACGTGGACGTCTATCACCTGTAGAACCCCCGGCACACACGCTGAACGACACCCCTGGTCCGGGTCGGGAAACGCGAGAACATGGCTGACCTTTCGCAATCGCTGCAATCACAACTCGACGCAAAGCCGCTGGCGCCCTTGCAGTGGCAGGTCGTCTTTTTGTGTTGGCTGGTCAACATTCTGGATGGCTTCGACCTGCTGGCCATTTCCTTCGCGGCGCCATCGATCGCCAAGACCTGGATGCTGGACCCGCAGACACTGGGCATCGTTTTCAGCAGCGGACTGGTGGGCATGACCGTCGGCTCCCTGCTGCTGGGTCCGGCGGCCGATCGCATCGGCCGGCGGCCAATGATCATTCTGGCGACCACGGTGCTTGGCCTGAGCACGCTGGCGACTGCCGCCGCGACCAGCGTCGGTCAATTATTGCTGCTTCGCTGCATCACCGGAATTGCCATCGGCGCCCTGCTCCCCAGCCTCAACACGCTGGTGGCCGAGTACACGCCAGATCGGCGCAGAAACCTCGCCATTAGCTTCATGCACCTGGGTTATCCGGTCGGGGGCATCGCCGGCGGATTTATCGCCAGTCAACTCATTCCCACCGCCGGCTGGGAAGCGCTGTTTTTGGTCGGCGGACTGTTCACCCTGGCGACCGTGCCGGTGCTGCTGCTTGGCCTGCCCGAGTCGCTGCAATACCTGCTGCCAAAAGATCAGCCCAAGGCGCGGGCCGCAGCGGACAGGATCGCCGTGCGCCTGGGCATTGA
This genomic window contains:
- a CDS encoding aromatic-ring-hydroxylating dioxygenase subunit beta; its protein translation is MTDKTALQVEVERFIFDEAAMVDQGRWQEWLEMYAEDMVYWAPSWVSENELTSDPEGEVSIIYMSSRKELEHRIWRFTSGESPASYPLPRTNHIISNVRVLQETADRVVAASNWLTQCYRNKEQFLYGGYYEHTLARTRDGFKISAKKVVLLNDVVLGYVDVYHL
- a CDS encoding MFS transporter, which produces MADLSQSLQSQLDAKPLAPLQWQVVFLCWLVNILDGFDLLAISFAAPSIAKTWMLDPQTLGIVFSSGLVGMTVGSLLLGPAADRIGRRPMIILATTVLGLSTLATAAATSVGQLLLLRCITGIAIGALLPSLNTLVAEYTPDRRRNLAISFMHLGYPVGGIAGGFIASQLIPTAGWEALFLVGGLFTLATVPVLLLGLPESLQYLLPKDQPKARAAADRIAVRLGIDLQAARAQPLVFSASGFRDVLRGPWLAPGVALWTCFFLGNLTLYFLLNWTPTVLVEAGLSSEKAIRAGMMLNLGGGIGMLTLGYLSARWSMYRMMSGFFVMGGVFIIALGQVTRAVDLLFGLTILAGFFSLGGLIGLYSLAARLYPDASRATGIGLALGAGRFGAILGPYAGGVLISLGWPMGRYFALLALPLIAVAAILWRVRPPSVVAARVTTKSAE